The following DNA comes from Parus major isolate Abel chromosome 10, Parus_major1.1, whole genome shotgun sequence.
gCATCAGAGAAATGCATGGCCCCCACATTCACCTATTTTCGTCTCTATCACCCCAGCTATGGGAACTAGGCTATCTGCTATCAGCACAGCTTGGAAAGGGTTACACACAGCAGAATCTGGCAGATCTCTGTGCAGAAGAAACCAAACCCAGTGGTAAATACTGCAATAGCAAGGCCTAAGTAGTCCCTGCAGAAGGGAGTGAAATTACGCCTGACCTTCGACCTACCCAACTCTTTCAAGTAGAGCCATCCCTTGCAAAAACTTGGCGGCTGTAGGAGCCCGGGCGTGGTGTTTGCCTGTGGGAGCTGTCTCTGTTCCTCATTTCTTCCCTGTCCTTGACAGGTTgttcctctctcttctctgtccCCCATGTCCAGAgcttccctctgcctgctgggacagcagagacACTTCCCAAGTGTGGTTTGTCATGGGATGCCCCTCTCCATCGCAGGTCTACATTCAAAGAGCCACTGGTACTTTGCAAGAAGCACTGTCCCTGTGGAGAGCACTGCTCCATCTGGCCTGCATAACTCGCTTTCTAATATCCTTTCCCATGCACGTTCCTAGGACATTGGCATTCATGCCTCTggggacagaaagaaaacattttgctttctgtttttagaGAGGCTGatgctttttctgcagctccctctgggTCTTGAATTCTCACTGAGACTAATCCAGGCAGTAGCCCCTCAAAAGGCCGAACAAACACCCTTGTCCTAGTTGCTtgtgcacagccctgggaatcTTGCCCTGCGCTCTCCTCCTCCTGACCTTGTTTTCCTCAGAACACCACAGCAGTAATTACCCTGAGGTTGAAGGGTTATTCGAAAGCAAGTACTGTGTCTTGTGTGCTCTCTCCTTTCCAGCTGTTGTTTCTCCCTGCGCTGGAGTTAAGCTCTACCTGgagttttctttgtgttgttACTAATTTAGGGAAACACCAGCAGCGAGGGTGATGGGTGTGGGTGGGAATACGTGTCCAGTTCCATGTGTTTCTCATTCTCTGGTGCCCTGAGAAGTCACCACCGCAGCAGGGCAGCTGGACCTGCCACTGAGTCTCTCCCTGGGGTGCTGCTCATACTTGGGGTGCTCTCACAGGTACTGGTTGCCTGTGTCTGACAAAAGCATTAGCTAAACACTGGAGAGGAGGTGGGAAGACTGGTCAAAGTGCATGGCATGCAGCTGCACTGCCCAGCTTGCAGACCATCGTTGAATTGCCAAAGGCAGAAATGTAGCAACACTCAGACAGAGTCAACACATAAATATGATCAACCCAAGTGTCTGAGGTGGGTTAGTTAATGCTGAAATGGAGGGTTTTGCAAGAAGAGATAAGATCGGCTTCACCTTTAGGAGGAGGACAGTTTGGAGTGAATTTCCATTACAGGGTCAAATGATCCAGcattcctgtgctgtgcagtgctcttttccaaagaattttCTGCTGAATATGGATTTAGCCTGAATATGCTTTAACCTTTCTGGGCTAAATATGTTTCTGCCTTCCAAGGCAAAACTCCCCACAGGGCAAGTGAGTTCCTCTCAAGAGCATGGctgggcttttccagctcttggtGGCCAGGCACAGCTCAAAAAAGAGCTAATTTGTGGCCAAACCAATGGAGCTGTAGTGCAGTGCAATTGGGCAGAAAGCTGTTATGGCACTCCCAATCCCTCTCACATATTCGCCGGACCTGGCTgcaagctgtttttcctttgatgCTAGTTAGGAGGAACATGGGAAAACCCCTTGCCACTGGCATGCTGGATGACAAGGATGGCACAGGGCACTCGTGTTCACTGTCCATTGAAGGGGAAGCCCTCTCCAGCTTTCATCCCacccagggagagaaaagtgGGGTTTGTGCTGcaaaacaccttttcctttgCCAAGTGCTGGCAGCACCCAGTACATTCCGCTCCAGCTCGGCACCCTCTGCCTGCcagccagggccaggagccatgggcactgccaggctcaGGAAGTCCCTACCGGCCACCCGAGAGCCAAGATCTGGCGTGGGGTGAGTCAGCGGTCCCCCTCACTGAAGCATCAGCAGCGTGGCCGTGGTGACTCTCACTTCCAAAGACACCTTTGCTGCCCCTGTACCCCGTGCTGCCCGCTCCCCGGGGGCGCGGACCCTCGGCCGGGCTGTGTCCGCCGGCGGGGCCGGTCCCGCCCCGGGGGCGGGCGGCGGAGCACGTGGGGCCGCGCCGGGCCGGGCTGAGTCACTGCCCGCCCCGAGCCCGCGGCGGAGCCGAGCGGAGACGACCCGAGCCGAGCGGAGCCGAACCGAGCGGAGCCGAGCGGAGCCCAGCCGAGCGGAGCCGAGCCCAGCCGAGCGGCTCGGTGGGGAACGCACGGCGCGGCTCGGGACGCAACATGAGGGGGGCGAGGTTGTTTCGGGTGCCGCTCGCCCTGTCGGCGCTGCTATCGCTGCTGTTGCTCGTGTCCTGTGAGTGCCGGGGAACAGGGGTGCCGGGGACCAGGGGATCAGGAGTGGCGGGGAGCCGGGATCCCGGGGATCTGGGGTGCCGGAGAACCAGGGTTCAAGGGGTCGGGGGTGCAGTGAAACCTGGGTGCCGGGGAGGCTGGAATTGCTGTCTGTCCGGAGTGGTGGGGATTTGGAGCGCAGGGCTGTCCGGTGTGCAGGGATTCCGGGGTGCGGGACAGTCCGAGGCGCAGGGCAGCCAGAGTGCAGAGAATCTCGAGTGCGGGGTTGCCTGGTGTGCAGGGGATCCGCGGTGCAGGAGAGGATGAGTTTCAGGGGATCCAGAATTTAGGAGAGCTCGGAATGCTGGGGATGTGGAATGCACGGGATCCGGGGTGCAGGGGTTGCTAGGGACGTGTAGCGAGAGGATCTGGGGTGCAGCGTGAGTGGGTCCGTGCTGCGGTGCGGGTTGCAGGGCACGCAGTGCGAGTGAGGGCTGCTGCTGCGGGAGCGGAGGATCTCGGGTCCACAGCCCCGTCCCTTCTCCCGGGTCGGGAGTCTCTCAGCCGGGCTGTCCTGTGCTTCCAGGCTCAGATAACCCCGCTCGCAATGTAAACAGCGTCCCTGGGACCGCCTGGTACTGCGCTCCCAGCTGGCCTGACCAGGGCAGCCCCGGGGAGTAGCAGCTCCGTCATAACCCCGTGGGTCATGCCTGGGGTGCTTGGCTCCAAAAAGGAGGGATGAgaccagggaaaagcagagcaaagcctAAGTGCAGGCTCCAGGTTAGGGgacaaaaggcagcagaaaggggTGAGGAAGGCTCTGTTTATGTTTGCTTTCCTTGGGTGGCTGTGGTGCCCCTTTTGCCCTCCTGAGACCTGActtcccccagccccgctgGGATGAGCTGTCCCAGTATTCGGAGGATGTTATTTTTGCCTTCCAGCCAGTCTGTGGGTTCATATAAGCAAACATTTCCAAAAGCGGTGGTTGATCTTTGTTGCCTTGGTTCCTGAGTGTTCAGCCTGTGACAGCTCTGTCCctgacaggagaaaaatgtgtgtgtggaggATGGAGATGCTGAACTGCTCTGAAACCAGGCCTGAAACAGCCTAGAGACAGGAGCATCCAAAACTGCTTGCTACAGTGGAAAAAATGGCCTGTGTGCCTCACTGCTAGGCAGGGGGCTGGCTACTGACACCCATCATGTAAGGGATTATCCCTAGGAGGCGATAAAAGGGAGTCCAGTTACTTGCAATAGCTAAAGTATAAAACTTGGACCCCTCCTGCCCCAACCCTGGGAGGAGAccttgctgctttgctgctaTGTCACACCCCAGACAtcctgtgctggaggcagcGCTGATGCTGGGGAGTGCCCTTTCCTTGACTCTCTGTGCCTGGGGAAGCAGCCGTCTCCCACTGTGGAACAGAGGTAGCTCAGTCTGTGCAGCCTTGACTGGCTGCTGGGAGAGATccttgggatgggatggatggatgtgcCTAAGACCTGCAGAGGGGTGGAGGGGTGTGGGGCGAAGGCATCCCCGCTATCAGCAGGAGCCCTCTCCTCCCATGCTGTAGCTCATGGCAACGCATTGATGGAGCATGAGGTCatgcagagcaggctgggcagcacaggcagtgacTTGAACTGGTGCCCGAATTTTTCTGCCTCCTGAGGCTGGGCTAAGGGAGCTAGAGCATCCTTATGGAAACCTCCACCTGatgctgccctgcctgccacCAGTGTGTACCCTTCCCATGTGGAGTGTCAGGAAGAGTAGGATTAACTCTAAGGAGTCCTGCTATTAAAGGACTAATGAGTAGTAGCTTAGGCAAATGAGGGTACTGCTGTTGTTTGGTGTGGGTCTGGGCAGTGAGCCCACAACTCATCAACTTCCACCTTCTTCAGGTCATGTAGGCAGTGAAGGGTTATTCCTAGGTCTCCACCTCGGTTCAGCCCTTGTCCTGACTTCTGCAACGTGGCAGAGAAATGCCTGGCATTAAGGGATGTGCTGTCCTGTTTGATGAGGAGTTACTGAGGCTTTCAGCCAGTCCTATGGAAATCTGGTCTAGGTTTATGGAACATCACTGCCTTGCAGCTTTTAGGCAGAATAAATTGAGGGTGGGAGGAATTGCAGCCAAGCTCTTGCAATCTGGTTCAGCACTTCGATGGGGCGTAGAAGGTTGGAGGGTGCTGTGGGTTGACATCATTCActtccctcctcagcaggatagggtggggaaaagaaggaaaaaatccagagtgggtccttcccatgggctgcagttaTTCATTAACTGCTCTGGTGTGGGTTCTTTCCATGAGATATAGTTCATGAGGAAGAGACTGCTCCAGCCTGAAGTCTTCTGTGGGCTGCAATGTGCATATTTGCTCTTCAGTGGTCCTCCACAGCCTTCAGGGAGACAAGTcttctccatgggctgcagtagaatccctgctcctggatcacttcttttccctctttattCTCTGCTgggggtgtctgcagggctgtttctcacatttttctcaCTCCTCTTCTACAGCTGCTGTACAGTGTTTTTTACTTTATCTTGGATATATTATCACAGAAGCAACTCTAGTGCTGGTGGTGGGCACCAGCGTTCATCAGCAGAGGGTTGGTTTTGGCATTGGCTGGGACTGACTGTCTCCAGcatgggagcagctcctgttgTCTTCTTGCTGAGCCACTctcacagccccagccaccACCATGCCTGCCACATAAACCCTACACTGTGGCAGATGCTGGAGATGGATGAACGGGCAGGGAAGATGGTGCAGCCccaccagctccctggggcAACCTGCCTGTAAGCCAGGGCTTCCttgtgggagctgctctgagagTGATGGAGGTCTGGCAGGCATCCTGCAGAGATGGACCTTGTGCTTCCTCCCTGCGTGACTCCAGCATCTGGGAACCGAGGCATGCGAGCTCCCCctacaaggatttttttttttggtgttcttACAAGTACAAACTTACATTAGCAAAACCCAGCAACAGCACCAGCCCCATTCCCTTGAATCATTctgttcttctttttcctgagcGAGCCCCAGCCTGACCACTCACATTTCCCAGCCAGGTGTCAAAAACATTTAATGCACCAAAACCTGGGGTTCCCCTGTCTTCACTTTGTCATATAGCTCTGATAAACCTCTTTTTTaatgtgccagcacagggctggtCCTTGCTGCTGGTTATGCTCCCGGTCTCAACCATTGCTTTTGAATGccagcagcctgtccctggctgtgggatCCCTTCCCTGTGGGATTTGCAGCAGACAATTCCTGCTGTTGGGCTGGGATGCCTTCATGTGCATGGGGCTCTGATGGATGCCTGTCTTAGGGATGGTCTGGAGTGACACCCAACTTTACTTCCAGGTGACTTCTGTGACGTGAACCACTGTCAGAATGGGGGTACCTGCCTCACTGGGATTAATGAGGCCCCTTTCTTCTGCATTTGCCCTGAGGGCTACGTTGGAATTGACTGCAATGAGACAGAGAAGGGTGAGGAGATGCCCCTTTCCTAGGTGCTCTATATCATCCAGGAGCCTTGCTGAGAGTTAGTGTGACCttgtcctggccctgcaccaCTGACCCTGGGGTTCAGCCCTTCTGATGGCTGATGGGCACATAGAGCAGAGATCTGAGTGGGATATGGTGATGGGATGTACTTTGGGGTAATGCAATGTCTGTGGGGAGTGGAAGCCCATTGGATGCTCTTATTTTCCACCTGTGCCTATACTACAgttgtttttccccttccccagggccCTGCCACCCCAATCCTTGCCACAACAATGGTGAGTGCCAGCTGGTCCCAAACCGGGGCGATGTCTTCACTGACTACATCTGCAAGTGCCCTGCGGGGTACGATGGGGTGCACTGCCAGAACAGTGAGTACAGCAGGGGGGTGGGTGGGGAAGCTTGTCCACTGAGATCTTGGGGACCCCTTGGGTGACAGCAGGGGGGTGTGTGCAGCTGTGACTGTGTGGGACACCAGGCTGTGTCAGGGACCAGCTGTTTTGGAGCTTGCAGGGTGGAGGGAAGGACTATGGTGTGGGGACAGGTTATGTCTGAACCTTGCTTTGCATCTCTGGAGGGACTTTGTGTCTCAAGTAATAAGACAAGGGGTGCCTCAAGGCTCAGCCTGCTCCATGCAGGTTCCCAGCCTTGATGTGACTGTGTCCTGGTGCACCTGCATGGCTTCACTCAGTGGGGACATGGTGTAGACGGGTTCTTAGGTTAGAGCTTCAACCTGTGCCACCCTATCATCAGGGACCCTGCCGTGGCTCTTGTTCAGGGGATGCTTCCCCCTCTTCTTGCTGTACTGGATGAGGGGtctcctctccagggctggTTTTGGGATTGCCTCCTGAGgtcctcctctctccctcctaGACAAGAATGAGTGCTCCTCCCAACCTTGCAAAAATGGAGGCACCTGCCTGGATGTGGATGGAGACTACACCTGCAAGTGTCCTTCTCCATTCTTGGGGAAGACCTGCCAAGTCCGTAAGTCTTTGGCACCAACTGTACTGaattccccttccctcctgttTCCTACTGTTTGTCCCTCATTTCCAGGAGGGTTCTCACCAGCTGGTTAGGGGATCTggagggctgtggctgcccttgATGCCAGCAGGCCTGGTCCTAATGGAGGGAATATTCTCAGGAAGGTGCTTTCTCCTTTCTGGAGTGCCCCAGGAAGGCCCTTTCTCTTCCTGACCTCTGTGCTCTGAGGGGGACTGATGGATGGTGTGGTTTTGGCtgagggatgaggaggagaggATACCTTGGGGACAGCCAGGCCCTAGGGATAGCCTCTCTCCCCTGCTCTGTTCCCagacaagaaagaaattacaaaaaggGTCATGGCCCCTATTTCTTCTTCCTGGCTACTGTCTGTCTTTGATTCTGATCTTCCCCCgcccccaggctgtgctgttctCCTGGGCATGGAAGGAGGAGCCATCTCTGATGCCCAGCTATCAGCATCCTCTGTCTATTACGGCTTCCTTGGCCTCCAGCGCTGGGGGCCAGAGCTCGCCCGCCTCAACAACCACGGCATCGTCAATGCCTGGACCTCCAGCAACTACGACAAGAGCCCCTGGATCCAGGTACCTGCTGCAGGACTGGAAtgccagcacagacagcagctctggcagccatGGCTGGgcttgcagtgctgctgtcatgGGATTTCACTGCTCCTGGTGGCAGATGTGGGGCTAAATTGCTGCATCAAGCTGCCCCCGGGGCATCTTGAGATGTGCCTGGAGGAGGCAAGTCTGTTGGAGGAAGGTGGGATGTGGGTTGATGATTCCCCTTCCTCTGCCCGCTTTGGGATGCAaggctggagggatggagggcTTCCTCCCCAAGGGAGTTCCGGTGCCCTGGGGATCCCCTTTTCAATGCCCACCCTCCCACCCAGACTTGGTAGTCCTGCTGGGTGCAAGGGCTGTGCACCCCATCCTCACTGCACCCCActcatcctctcctctcctccacagGCCAACCTGCTGCGGAAGATGCGGCTGAGCGGGATCATCACGCAGGGCGCTCGCCGTGTGGGACAGCAGGAGTTTGTCCGCGCCTACAAAGTCGCCTACAGCCTGGACGGGCGGGAGTTCACCTTCTTCAAGGATGAGAAACAGGATGTAGACAAGGTGGGCTGCAATGCTCTGTGTaggggctgtcccagctcccccatgcagtggtgctgtgggtgctgaggTGGCTGTGAGCTGCATCCCTCTGTGGGAAAGTGCTTTTGACCTGCGGCAAAGCTGCACTGGGAACCGCTGGGAACTCTCCTAGCAGCGAGATGGCACAGGGGGTTCCAGTGCCAAGCAATACTCCCTGCCTCTGCTTAATTGACCGTAACAAGCATAACCAAAGAAGCAGCACTGACTTTTTAGGTCATTCAGATAGTATCTTCATCACTGACACGCTGTGGGAACTGGGCTTGGTCTGGGAGTGCTACTGAGCAGCTTGGGTATCTCGATGCTGTATCTGCACCAAGCACCAGCTGACAGCGTGTCTCTCAAAGTGGGAATACTTATAGATTGCAGCACTCTCCACTCCCAATTCTTTATGGCAAGTGTCTCCTGCTGGCATTCTGAGCATCCGGGGAATGGTTTGGAGTatctgctttgctttaaagaaatataaaaattcctgttgtttctgcagctgtggagAAAGTGCATGAAACACAATTTGATTCTATttattatgttaaaaaaaaaagtgaaccaCCTCTGTGCTTGTCATGATTTGATGAGCATTGTGGTAGTGGGAGTGGGTGTTGCTGCATGTGTGGCTCTGTGAGGGTGAGGACGAAGCAGGGAATGTTGCAAAACTCTGTTGAGAGTGTTGCAGCTCCTCCAAGGTCCTGCACTGTTCCAGGGCACAAAAACAGAGCCCAGCATCCCCCTCTGTGctctttttccactggaaataGAGAGATCTCTGTCTACTGTGCAAGGGATTTGATGCAGGagactgggagagctggggcacTGAGCCCTGGTCACTGTTGCAGGTTTTTGAGGGGAACATGGACTATGGCACCATGCAGACCAACATGTTCAACCCTCCCATCACGGCCCAGTTCATCCGCATCTACCCAGTGATGTGCCGCCGCGCCTGCACGCTGCGCTTCGAGCTCATCGGCTGTGAGATGAACGGTAAATGCCGGtgcctgtcccctccccagggctgcagggcaggggtgaCATGGGGCAGGGCATCACCCCTTGGCCTGCTTCTGATCCCTGAGGACAAGGGATTTGTCAGCGCTTGTTTTTCCTCATGCTGATGCCTGGGAATACCCAGAGGTGCGTTTGGAGAGCACAAGCCGTTAATCCCATCAGCTCAGCCAGCCTGAGCTGTGTTCTCATGCTGCTAACACCTTCCCAAGCCAGGAGTTTTTACTGTGCCCCTTCCTCATCTGAGCTGTgaacctgctgcttttcctgctggagagcTTGAAAAGCAGCGGAGGATCAAAGTCCTCTGGGAAATGTAAGGGATTGTCAGCCTGAGCCCTTTCCCTGTGCCTCCTGCATTCCTGcctccagcacatccctgggAACTGAGTGGGACTTGCACGTCGGTGTGGGAGTGGGATGTTGTGGGGGCTTGGGTCCTGTCCTACTGCTATGTGGGTGTGGTGCCATCCGTGCTTTTGGCTGGAGATATCTTTGTGTTGTTCTTTCCTCAtccttctctgcctcctgccaaAGCTTTCTGTattgcagggctgggctgggctgtgctgtggggacaTCCActcatccctgcagcaggaggcacTGTGAGCCAGGGAATAGCTGGGAGCTAAAAATCCCGGGAAAAGGCAGCCCTGTGCATCTGCTGAgcatttcccagcctggctctgggcagtGGAATGAGAGTGTGAGGATGGCTTCTGACAGGTCTGCGGGGCTTTGCTTGCAGAGGtgctctctttccttttcactgcCCGTGTAAACTGTTGTGTTACAGTGTATTTCAACACGGCAGGTTGCTCGGAGCCTCTGGGCATGAAATCCCGCCTCATCTCCGACCAGCAGATCACAGCCTCCAGTGTCTTCAAGACCTGGGGCATCGATGCCTTTACCTGGCACCCTCATTACGCTCGCCTGGACATGACGGGCAAAACCAACGCCTGGACAGCCCTGCGCAACGACCAGTCCGAGTGGCTGCAGGTGGGTCTCTGGCCTCTGGAACCTCATGTCTCCtcaccagctcctccagctgttcCTAGGGCCACCTCTTGTTTCAGGGTatctggagcagctgggctggtgtGGCCAGAGCCTTGTTGTGGGTCACAAAGTCCAGCAATGCTCCCCCTGAGCAGGGATCATAGGGGCAGGTCAGGATGGGACTGCACTGGTTTTAACAGCAatcctggagctctgtgtcAGAACCAGTGCCCATATGGACAAGGTGGTGCTGTATCTGCACTTTCTTGTGGGTTGCATCAAGCCTGCAGCATGCCAGTTCTGTTTAACCCCTGAGGAAATGCCATCCCAGCTTGCAGTGACAGTCCCAACACCCATCTGGCTGCCCAGAACaccatatttctgttttgcaggaaaaaaaatcaggcttgcttttctcttcccagtCTGGAATAGAAACAAATAGTTTTGAAAGTTCCTTCTcagtttcctttcctcccctgtTTTTGTACTTTTCACATGATTCCATGACATAATGGGACAAAGCAGTTTAGATATTTGTCCCGCTTTTTATTTGGGAAATGATTAGAAGCAGCTGCCTCACACCAGCTTATCGAGACGTTGGCTGATGACGGGGTCGGGATGACACGCTGAGTTGGGCTGTTGCAGCACAGACTGCctgtttgtgtatgtgtgtagaTTTACATGTACACTCAGGATTTATGTGTATTGTATAGCTGGCACTGCCCTCTATGAGCATGAAAACAGAACTAAATTAATGAGGTTTTCAGCTCCTTTGGTGGTTTATCCTGTAATGTGCCAGCAGCAGTAAACACAGTGTGGCAGAGTAAAGAGAATAGAAACTGTCTCACTTAGAACCCAAATGTCAGATTGTGTTGAGCTGCATATTTTCTCAGCCAGAATTACTTTCCAGTGGAAATGCATTTCCTCTGTgaatcctgtattttttttgagttgagattttttgctgtctttcccACACTGATGTTTCTGGCAAAAAATGTGGAGGTGGCAGGGGTGTGCAAGGGAGTTGAGATGTGTTTGTACCcactttgctttgctttgaggGATACTGTGAGTGTTGAAAGATCAAATATTTCACAGTCATGTTTTAGGATTTGTCTGGCATTGGCATGGGGGTCAAGTGGTGTTTTCTCCATTCTTGACCCCTGAGGGCCAGCTCTTCCAGGCTGCCTCTGGAGCATGGAGGGTGCTGTAGGGCGGGAGCACTGCTGTGACGAGCCTTATCTCTGCCAGATTGATCTCCGGGACCAGAAGAA
Coding sequences within:
- the MFGE8 gene encoding lactadherin isoform X1 is translated as MRGARLFRVPLALSALLSLLLLVSCDFCDVNHCQNGGTCLTGINEAPFFCICPEGYVGIDCNETEKGPCHPNPCHNNGECQLVPNRGDVFTDYICKCPAGYDGVHCQNNKNECSSQPCKNGGTCLDVDGDYTCKCPSPFLGKTCQVRCAVLLGMEGGAISDAQLSASSVYYGFLGLQRWGPELARLNNHGIVNAWTSSNYDKSPWIQANLLRKMRLSGIITQGARRVGQQEFVRAYKVAYSLDGREFTFFKDEKQDVDKVFEGNMDYGTMQTNMFNPPITAQFIRIYPVMCRRACTLRFELIGCEMNVYFNTAGCSEPLGMKSRLISDQQITASSVFKTWGIDAFTWHPHYARLDMTGKTNAWTALRNDQSEWLQIDLRDQKKVTGIITQGARDFGHIQYVAAYKVAYSDNGTSWTLYRDAQTNNTKIFQGNSDNYSHKKNVFDVPFYARYVRILPVAWNNRITLRVELLGCDE
- the MFGE8 gene encoding lactadherin isoform X2 is translated as MRGARLFRVPLALSALLSLLLLVSCDFCDVNHCQNGGTCLTGINEAPFFCICPEGYVGIDCNETEKGPCHPNPCHNNGECQLVPNRGDVFTDYICKCPAGYDGVHCQNNKNECSSQPCKNGGTCLDVDGDYTCKCPSPFLGKTCQVRCAVLLGMEGGAISDAQLSASSVYYGFLGLQRWGPELARLNNHGIVNAWTSSNYDKSPWIQANLLRKMRLSGIITQGARRVGQQEFVRAYKVAYSLDGREFTFFKDEKQDVDKVFEGNMDYGTMQTNMFNPPITAQFIRIYPVMCRRACTLRFELIGCEMNGCSEPLGMKSRLISDQQITASSVFKTWGIDAFTWHPHYARLDMTGKTNAWTALRNDQSEWLQIDLRDQKKVTGIITQGARDFGHIQYVAAYKVAYSDNGTSWTLYRDAQTNNTKIFQGNSDNYSHKKNVFDVPFYARYVRILPVAWNNRITLRVELLGCDE